CGCCGAGGTTGGCGACGTCCGTCGACAGCAGGTTCGGATCGGTGTACGGCACCAGCACGCCGATGATGAAGATCGCCAGCACATAGAACAGCAGGATGCGCCAGAACACCTGCCGGACCGCGCGCGGAATGGTGCGCGCCGGGTCGGCCGATTCGCCCGCCGCCACGCCGATCAGCTCGGTGCCCTGGAACGAGAATCCGGCGATCATCGCCACGCCGATCATCGACGGCAGCCCGCCCACGAACGGCGCATCGCCAATGGTCAGGTTGTGCAGGCCCGATTCGGGCGCACCCTTGAGGATGCCGAAGATCATCGCCAGGCCGATCGCGATAAAGCACAGCACCGTGACGACCTTGATCAGCGCGAACCAGTATTCCGCCTCGCCGAAGCCGCGCACGGAGATCGCGTTGAGCAGGAACATCACCGCCAGGAAGCCCGCGCTCCACAATACGCCCGGCACATCGGGAAACCAGTAGTGCATGACGAGCTGCGCGGCGGCCAGCTCCACCGCGATCGTCACCGCCCAGTTGTACCAGTAGTTCCAGCCCAGCGCGAAGCCGAAGCCTTCGTCCACGTAGCGCGCGCCGTAGGTGGCGAACGAGCCCGGCACGGGCATGTAGGCGGCGAGCTCGCCGAGGCTGGTCATCAGGCAGTAGACCATTGCCCCGATCAGCACGTAGGCCGCCAGCGCTCCGCCGGGGCCGGCCTGCGACACCGATGCGCCCGAGGCGACGAACAGCCCCGTGCCGATCGATCCGCCGATGGCGATCATGGTGAGGTGGCGCGCACGCAAGGTCCGGCGCAAGCCTGGCGTCGCGGTGGACGCGGTGGTGTGTTCTGGCATGAGTACAGAATCGGACGGTTCCGATCGGATCGCGAACGGAATCCGTCTAATGTGATGGAACATCCTCGCTGCCCGGTAGGTGCCGCGGGACGAAAGGCGCGACTCTATCAAAACCGTCATGCCGAGGGTAAAAAATCGGGACGCGCATACGCGCGTTTGACGTCGCCGGCAGGCCGCCAGGGCGCGCCGCAGTGCGCGAAAATAGAAATTGAACGACCGTGCTATTTTGTGTATTCTCTATCGGGTCGCGGCGCCTGCCGCGCAGGACAACAACGATATCTGCGAGACAGCTCAACCGCGGGGCCCGGCAGGCCGTTTGCCGTCCCCCGCACCATCAAAGGAACCAGCATGACAGCGGAGTACAAGGTCCAGGACGGCGTGGCCGTGATCACGCTCAGCAACCCGCCGGTCAACGGTCTCGGCCATGCCACGCGCCTGGGCATCGTCGAAGGCATGGTCAAGGCCGGTGACGACCCCAGCGTCCGGGCCATCGTGATCACCGGCGCCGGCAAGGCCTTCTCGGGCGGCGCCGACATCCGCGAGTTCAACACACCGAAGGCGACGCAGGAGCCCACGCTGCATACCGTCATCAAGGCGGTGGAGTCGAGCGGCAAGCCGGTGGTCGCGGCCATCCACTCGGTGGCGATGGGCGGCGGGCTGGAACTGGCGATGGGCTGCCATTACCGCGTGGCCGCGCCGGGCGCGCAGATCGCGCTGCCCGAGGTGAAGCTGGGCATCCTGCCGGGCGCGGGCGGCACGCAGCGCCTGCCGCGCGCGATCGGCCTGGAGCCGGCGCTGAACATGATCGTCTCGGGCACGGCCATCCCGTCGGAAAAACTGGCCGGCAGCGGCCTGTTCGACCGCATGATCGAAGGCGACCTGATGGCCGGCGCCATCGCCTTCGCCAAGCAGGCCGCCGCCGACGGCAAGCTGCCCAGGCTGCGCGACCGCAAGGTCGAGCACGACAATCCCGAGGGTTTCCTGCAGTTCGCC
The sequence above is drawn from the Ralstonia solanacearum K60 genome and encodes:
- a CDS encoding amino acid permease yields the protein MPEHTTASTATPGLRRTLRARHLTMIAIGGSIGTGLFVASGASVSQAGPGGALAAYVLIGAMVYCLMTSLGELAAYMPVPGSFATYGARYVDEGFGFALGWNYWYNWAVTIAVELAAAQLVMHYWFPDVPGVLWSAGFLAVMFLLNAISVRGFGEAEYWFALIKVVTVLCFIAIGLAMIFGILKGAPESGLHNLTIGDAPFVGGLPSMIGVAMIAGFSFQGTELIGVAAGESADPARTIPRAVRQVFWRILLFYVLAIFIIGVLVPYTDPNLLSTDVANLGVSPFTLVFRHAGLAFAAGLMNAVILTAVLSAGNSGMYASTRMLYNLATEGRAPRAFARLSKHGVPRNALLATTAVGALCFLSSLYGDKTVYLWLLNTSGMTGFVAWLGIAISHYRFRKGLVLQGHDPAHLPYRSPFFPYGPLFAFGLCLVITLGQNYQAFASGKIDWAEVTATYIGIPIFLAVWAGYRLVRGGGLIRYQDMHFPRPPVAHDAPAGPLPDPGLPAAATSPQR